The sequence below is a genomic window from Pleuronectes platessa chromosome 13, fPlePla1.1, whole genome shotgun sequence.
CCTCTGCAATAATAAATCTACCATCTAGAAAGTCtgtgacagaaaaagagaacagaAAGACTGAGACTACGTGTGTGATGGATCTTCATGAAAAGACCAGAAAACAGAGCAgtcttgacacacacacacattcttactCTAACCATAGTTATGACTTGTGTAACCCTTAGCCATACttaaacctaaacttaaccataACCATAGATAATACTCGCCTAATCATAACCCCTAATCTAACCCTAACATTAAAGCATGTCTTCACATTATCATTTAATGATTTATGCTATGGGGACttgcttttatatatatatatatttaaacacacaagtATTGTTGTGAAGTCTAATCTTAAGAACATAAACTGACAATAACACACTGACCATCCAATCCCCCCTCGTCAGCAGCAAGGCTCTAGAGAAGGGGAAAGTTTTAAAATGATGTGGGAAAGATACTCAATATTAATAGAACAGTTTAATATTTGTTTCACTATCACTTAATGTACTGACTAAAAAGAGCTGACGGGAGGAAAACTGAACTTCCCAGCAGACCAAACATTTCTTGTTATGTAATCATGTGAGAAGCAGAGCACCAAATCCAATTGAACCAGCTGGAGCCTgaccaccccccctcctcctcttcctgattCATATATTCCTCTCCTGGACAGGAAGCTGCCGGTTGCTCTGGTAACACGACCCCACAGCCACCAGCAGGATGGGAACATCCAAACGAATGTTATTGAAAACAAGGCCTCATGTTTCTCTGGAGAGTAAATACAAATCAGTGgtggatggaaaaaaaacattaaacaatgaagagaaggagaagtacttataaaaaaacactttattcatTTAGCTTATTTAAAAGTGtgtacaaaatatataaatattgggAAGAAAAAGACATGCAAAATGCAACTTCTACATTTATATGACATCACAGGAAATGATTTAGTTTTGAGGAATGTAAAGGAATGTAGCAACATTTATAGACACACAAGGataaaaacaatgtaaacaGAGTTCCTCGGCCCTGACATCTCCATGGCAACACAGCACCATGCCTCCAGGACGAGTGATTGAGTCCAgaatagtttttgttgtttcaacttttatctttttatcttgATACTGATTTGAAGTCAGTGGGTCTAAATGTACTGATGTTTTTGTGAACACCAATCGGTGTTTATTATGCAGCTACGAATATTTAACGTTATAGAAAAATATTTCAAAGGGGCAATAACAAACTTTATATGCTTCTTTAAGGCATTGGATCTCTTACAAATAGTTTTttggtgagacacagactttCAAAAGCAGATGTTTGAAAAAGGTCATAGAAATCCAGAGcttgatcgattgattgattgattaacagACTCTTATGAGAAAGGAGTGGTgtttttacgtgtgtgtgtgtgtgtgtgtgtgtgtgtgtgtgtgtgtgtgtgtgtgtgtgtgtcaggtcggTTATATCCCTGAGGAGCTCCATAACGAAGGGTCTTCCTGCTTGGCTAACGTCTGATTCACAAACCTCAGCATCCCAGTCAGTGAACTCATATCCACCTCCTCATCCGCCTCACCAACGAGCGTGCACACCGACTCCCTCCTCGACTCATCCGACCGCTCACTGTCTCCCTCCTGTAGAGAGGCAGCCTCCACTTCAGTGCTTCCACCGTCTGGTTTGTCCACCATGTATGTGAGGGGGTTGAAGGAGAGGTCGGAGGACACTGTGGCGTCCACGGTGCTGAGGCCCTGCCAGCTGTGGCTCTCTTCGCTCGGgaagggggagacagaggaggaggaggaggaggcctccCACGGCTGCTTGCTCAACGCCTCCCTCAGTGTTGCCTTCAGGCTCAAGGGGAGATCCAGGGAAGAGTCAATGCTACTGCTCTGTAGCCAATCATGAGTTTCAGACAGGTGAGAGGCTGAGGTGGGCTGAAGGTATGTGTGAGCGGGGGGTGATGAGCAACTTTGCGTGTGTGTTGGGGAGCGGAGAGAAGTTGACTGAGAACGTGTAAGAGTAAGGGTTGTCTTCTCAGGGGGCGAGTGAGCCGAGGAGGAGCGTTCCTGTGATTGTGGGAATCTGTGCAGAGCTGGTACAGACAGTGTGTGATTGTAAAGGTTCTGTCTGTCGGCAGCTCGCTCCAAACTGGAGATCCTGGCTTGGAGACGGGTCACCTCAGATTCCTGCAGGGAGACGAGAAAATAAACGTTAGCTGAaaatagctgctttcagacacgctTTGAACTCTGAAtattttcctgacattctctggaggggctgtcTGTAAGAATGTAAATGTCTCAGTGAGAGACTCTGGACTTCAtccggagtttctcctgccaagGGGCTCTTGgttaaaactctggataatgtccgaAATGAGCCCAAGAGAGAAAACAGCCGGAAATCCTCCGCAAGATTCTGCAAGTGACACCCACATGTTTGGAAAACACggcagatgcaaaaaaaaaaaaaagcgaaaGTCCTGCCTCCGCCTGCTCCGCCCCCCTCACCTGAAAgctttctgtgttgttgtgaacgtgtctgagcgGAGAACCTCCTACTGCGCTGTTCATTTCTTAAAACGGCGTTTGATAACATActaaaatacaatttgattatttttattaacttCTAAAAGGTGTACCTTGATGAGCATGGACTCATTGGAGGTCTCCACGGACTCCTCACAGGCCTGCAGCCGAGCCTGGAGCTGCGCAGCCTGGACTCTGGTCTGATTTAACTGCGTGCTGACCATCTCCAGCTGAGCACGGAGGTCGCTGTTCTGGGTTCTGCTCTGCTCGTACAGAATCCTGCTTTGCTCCATCAGGGCTTTGTTCTGAAGGAGCTGGCTCTGGCTCTGGTTCAACTGTGTTTGAAGACGGCTGGCTTGGTTCTGGGTTCGTTCCGACTCCGCCTTGGTCTGGTCCAGCAGAGCTTTGGTTTGGTCGAGCTGGGTCTGGCTCTGGTGAAGCTTAGCGGCGAGTTGCTCTTGGGAGGAGCGCAAGGTGGAGGACATCTGCTCTGACACTTTGAGGAGCTGACCTCGAGTCTGCTGCAGGGACTCCagctgaggagggagggagggaagaaagaCTGATGAGGCAAATTTGCTTTTCTACAGGCTGGCTTCGTCAAAACCAGGTTAAAACAACACCAGTTGAGTAATTCCCTGATGGAGCCAGGGGAGCAGGTTGCAGCAGGAaattgaagtaaaaaaataaaaaatcaccaTCAACCATATGAGGAGAAACTGAGAAATGACGTCAGAACAAGAGAAACTAAGGATGGACGAAATAAGGAACTCACACGGTGCTGTCGGTGTAGAAagggaaaaagaggaaattgAATCAGACAAAAACAGATATGAGCGaaaaagagggaagaaaagTGTTGAGCAAAGAGGCAGATTCATTGTCATTATCATATTGTCAGTGTGATGGTGTAAAAGCTCTGATGAACACTTAATCAGTCACACAGTGTCAGGAACAACCTGTGTGCAATAATCTGATACATAAATATTCCATCTACCTCATGTCTATAAAGTATCCTGTAACAATCTTTCTATATTTATTCTAGCATCTCTGCATCATTGCAATATTTCTCcatttcattgttgttgttgtgttttatgttccTATATACATACTTTTGAATATACATTTACAGTATATTCATACTTGTACATTGTAGTTAATGTTTGCTTAACCTTGTTCTGCTTTGCTGTGGTTGCCTTTCTGTTTATTTGTCCATTTCTGTACTGCAGAGCAACGTAAATTGAGTCAACTTCCTCGTATGTGTGCGCGTACTTCGCCAATAAAGCTGATTCTGGTTCTGCTAACACAACCTTATCGCTGACGTCATAGATCTGATCGAAGGTTTAGCCAAGAGACAAGTCGCACAGAGCAGCTCTAAGTGTCAGTCTCTTCCAGACTACAACGTGACCATTGAGATGTCATAACAGATTCATTCAGTACATAACTTGGAGGACAAGCTCTGTATTAAGGCTGTCATAGTGGGGAAAACTTTTTACCAGGTAATAAACTTGTGACAACCACATGTTATTAATAACACTGGATGCTTAACAAGAACGTACAGGTGTTGGCTCAGTGTCTGCGCAGCGTTAACCGAGTGAGATCTGTCACGTTAGATTTGACCATCAGCAGGAAAACATTTCGGTCAGACTAAGTATTGATAACTGGGGATGTGGGCACTAACACTGATGTACAAAAATGAACCAAACAAGTTTTATGTCTACTGTAACAGACATGGCCAGTGAGCAAGTTACAGAATCGGTATGTACCTCCTTGCTGTGCTGCGCCCTCTCcaactcctgctcctgctctaaAGAGGCAACTGTGCTCTGCAGCCTGGCCTCCGCCTGAAGCCAGTGGGCCTCCTTCAgagccagctcctcctccaccccacaCAGCCGGACCTCCTGCGCAAAATACAGACATATTCAGTGAAAAGAGAGTTGTGCATGCATTTTAACATGCCATACGTTCTCTAATTTCCCCTtattagcaaaaaaaaaacaataaaatgtagtAGTATCTTCAAATACATCATAATATTTCATAACAGACAACATTTCAAGatcaaatgttctttttttgcGACAGGCGTCACCTCTGAGACAAAACGTAGACATTAGGTTAGTAGGTAACAAtcaagtggaaaaaaacatgaatcatcGAGTATCACTTCTGTTATAATAAACCGTCAATATGAGGGATAACATTTCATGAACTTTCGCTTTACCCTCTCCTCGTTCTGCAGCTTGCTGGCGTCCAGTTCTCTGGTCAAAGAGTCACAGTGAAGTCGAGTTTCTTCAAGATCTTGTAGCAAAGTCTGAAGTTTCTGTTGACACACACGCAGCTGCTGGTCGAGCGCCTGGGAAtcctaacaacacacacacacaccatttattAATTCTAAAACCATTTCGGAACAAAATCTTTGTACCTCTCTGTGTTGGTTTGAAAAAGGTTATGACAACAGATGACTACATCAGTGCTATTAAGATATGAAGACCAAATAAATGCAACCATAAAGTGTGCAAACATTCTTAAGCCCTTTGTATCATCACGGATTAACTGACAGTGTTTGATCAGGGTTTCATATAAGGTCATCAGTTCTTATGTTCCAGCTGATAGTAACCAAAATGGTTTAAATTTTtgcattcatttaatttttgtTCGCAAATAAATCcctatgacattaaaaatgcttatttatttgttaaaaatctgCATTATTTTGCAAATATGTTCATATGGTACATATTTAtcgtatatacagtgccttgcataagtattcaccccccttggactttttcccattatgtactgttactaactggaattcaaatagacttaaataaactttttcctgtttgatcaacaaaacatgcatagtactttggaggtgcaaaataaattttattgtgacacaaacaataatgagaacaaaaaagttgacatctgttgggtgcataagtattcacccccctgtgtcaatacttggtagaaccccctttcgctgcaattacagctgcaagtcttttggggtatgtctctaccagctttgcacatctagagatggaaaggtttgtccattcttcttggcaaaaaagatgaagctcagtcagattggattgagaccgtctgtgaaccgcaatcttcaagtcttgccatagattctctattggattgaggtctgggctttgactgggccattttaagacattaacattctttaatccaaaccattcctttgtagctctggctgtatgtttagggtcattgtcctgctggaagatgaacctccgccccagtctcaagtcttttgcagactgcatcagaatttcttcaaggatttccctgtatttggctccatccatctttccctctattctgaccagtttccctgtacctgctgaagagaagcatccccacagcatgatgctaccaccaccatgtttcactgttttggatggtgtgctcagggtgatgggcagtgttgggttttcgccacacatagcgttttgcattgaggccaaaaagttcaattttggtctcatctgaccagagcaccttcttccacatgtttgctgtgtctcccacatggcttctggcaaactccaaacgggattttttatggatccctttcaacaatggctttcttcttgccactcttccataaaggccagatttgtggagtagacgactaatagttgtcctgtggacagattctcccacctcagctgtggatctctgcaactcctccagagtaaccatgggcctcctggttgcttctctgattaattttctccttgtccgactcttcagtttgggtggacggcctcctcttggtaggtttgcggttgtgccatattctttccattttcatatgatggattttatggtgctcagagagatgttcaaagctctggatatttttttataacctaaccctgcttcatatttctccacaactttatccctgacctgtttggtgagctccttggtcttcatgatgctgtttgttcagtaatgatctccaacaaactctgagtccgtcacagaacaggtgtatttatactgagattaaattgcagacaggtggaccctatttactaattatgtgacttgcaaatgtgacttgtgaatgcaattggtcgcaccagatctttgttaggggtttcacagtaaagggggtgaatacatatgcactcaacacttttcagatttttatttgtaaataattgtgaaatccatgtaatatttccccccacttccacatgatgcactattttgtgttggtccattacataaactcacgatgaaataaattttaatctgtggttataccatgacaaaatgtagaaaagtccaaagggggtgaatacttatgcaaggcactgtatatatatatttatccaaATTCTAAATAGTTTTTTCCCCACTTATTGCTCTTGTACTTTAGGCTCCTGCCTTTATCTTTGTACAGTCCTCACTTGCTTCATCTTTCACCCAATATTTATGTGTAATATGTTTGTTAAGCACTAAACAAGTAGATTCCTTGTAAGTTACTTGGGAATAAAAACGATTCTGAAACAGAATTAATTATGAACAATTTTACAGCTGTAATAATAACGCTGCTATCTGTAACTAGGGTGTAAACATTTATGACAGACCTCTGTGTTGTTGGTACGTTCTTCTCTGTGATTGTTCTCGACTGCACAGTTTAGAACAGCCCATAAAATAGCATTAcagataatacaataataaaataatattgttccctccctctcttgctGTTCTCTGAGCTTCAAAAAAATTGTGGCggtcaaacaaaaacattgtcaCAAGTATCTATTCAGGCTGACTTGTGTCTTAGTGACACGTCTTCTTCTCCTGACCtgtatgtttctgtctgtgagctCCCTCTGTGCTTCTCTCAGCTCTCGCTCTCTGGCCTCGAGGCTCCTCTGCAGAGACTCCaccttcctctccagctcctgcttgTGCTCTCTGATCGCCACGTCCAGCTGACCCAGCTGAGCACATCGACAGCACGGCCgggttttgaaaaaaaagattgtttaaaaagacacagtgaggattaaaacaaataaaagaataataaaatatgtttgCTTGCGTGAGAGTTGTACCAGCTGTGCTCTCTGTTGGagctccccctgtctctccttcAGTGCATTGTCCATGTCTAAGACCTCATGCGTTCTCACTTCCAACTCCCTCTGGGTGTCACTGTGAagccacacaaacatacacacacgtattTTAACAGTTTGCCAGAAATctatataattaatatttatgtaaaccAATCTGAAGAAACAGCACAGGGACCACTTGCAGAGTGTCAAAGAAACTGGGCCAAATAGAGGAATCGTGACTTCAGCACTTTCTGGAGGACTTTATTGTTTGAGAATTTGAATCAACCTTAATTTAGGACAGTGTTTAGATTTTGTAGCATTCAGGCCATGAACATGTGTGGAGTAGAACACCTTTCAGTGCCTTTTTTGTAGGGGGCTTGTGACTACAAACTAGATCACGACAGCTCTGATTGAAAGAGCCATGTTTCTTTAAAGAGTATTTCCTGTGTGAAGCATCTACATCTCTCGACCATGTGTTCATTATGCTCTGGAGGACAGTGACACCACGGAGAAACTGTAACAGGACTTGGTGGCCATGATTAATCAATGAAATTATGTCAAGTAAATTAAAAGCTCTCCGTGACGTGTACAGCGACTTGAGTGCTTGTTGTACCGTAGCTGCACATTGTGCTTCACAGTGTATGTGAGAAAAATGTAcacagattttttatatttcagtgtCAGTTTCAAATAGAAAACTTTACATCACAAACCACAGCACGTATCAAAAATCCTTCACAGCAAATGACATGACACATGGCACAAGTTAGATCAAAAGACTTCACAATAATCAAAAGAAATTAAcatcaaaacatcaaaacagCAAAGGATTTCCTCAGTTTAAGTACAAAAATGTCATTGTATCATCTGACAAAGATGATATACAGTCACCaaagtgtgagtctgtgatTGGGACACAGGAACAGTATCAGGCTCGCTGACACATGCATGATCAACACATGCATGATCAACACTGAGCCTGATACTCAGGCTCAGTGTTGATCATgcatgtgtctttctgtgtttttgtgagacAGAAAACCTTATAATTTGGAACACAGATGATTTGCCACAGCTCAGGATCTCATCTGTGCAGCAGCACGTGAACGTCCTCTCCGCGTCGGAGTCGTCCCTTGTCCCTTTTTGCCCCCCCGTGTGCAGAAAAATATTTCCCATGAGGGCATATCCTCACCTAAGCTGGACGGTCAGTTTCTCCACTGACGCCTGCCGCTCATCTGCAATGCTCTGTGTTATCTGCAGAATGTCCTTGAGTTTCAGTAGCTGCTCCAGCGTATCGGCCAGCTCCCCCCGCACCGCCTGCAGCTGCCCCtccagcatccgggcccgctgcACAGAGTTGAGCTGGTCTGCCTCGTATCGATGGAGCTTCTCCTCAAGATCGACAACTGCCATGGGAGAGAAGGAAGCAAGACTATGATAAGACTTAAAAGCAATGGATAagttgtaaatgtaaaagaacTCTTGAGAATTTAAGGATAATTCAGTACAGGGAGGTTTCtgttctgattgcaactgtctctgctctgcaaagacaaatataaataaataacacttaAACCTCCTACAATGTGctgttttcagaaaaaaacatgtcataCCCAGATCGTTCTTGCTGGCGAGTTTGTTCTTGGTCTGCAGCAGGCTCTCCTCCATGCGGCTGATCTGAAGCGTCTGGACGGTAACATCCTTCCTCAGACGCTGCAGCTCAGAGTCTTTAGACACCAAACTCCCTTGACACTTAACTTTCTCTGATGTTAAATGGctacaaagagaaaaacaaatacaaccatATTCAGTAAAATTTTTATAAATcgaaaaagcttgtaaaaatcCAACGTGTAGGACGCATGCATTATGTAAAGCCCCGCACCGGTATTTCAGTCCAGGTTCGCACCTCAACGTGAGCCCTGCTCCCATCGTTGAACTTAAAAAGAAACACCTTTAACTATCCAAGATGCTAATCGAAGCCAAACAAAGAGCCTTTTGGCTGAACATTCACACAACTGGCATTCTTATTCCTCTGGAGCAGATAAGAACTTCACGAAGAAGAAGGTatccagcagctctgcagacTGAAATTACTCCAAGCCTCTCAGGATTGTCTCTGTCTCCAACAAGAGAAATCCTggtttatttatacatattcatGGGCAGGGGAGGGCTGCCTCATGCCTGGGGACAGATAGGCTGTGGTGTAATCATATGACTGACTGGCAGTGTTGATGCAGGTCCTGAAGGACagttagaaaaacaaaagcctCATACAAATAGTAAGAAATAGCCACAACATGACATAATAGAAAACTGCACTTATTTTTACAACTTGGGGAAAGCTTTAaagtaatcaaaaacaaaaagctgcaCTGCAATGCAGGAAGTACTGTTTGAAATGTGATAATAGTTGGTCTGATTGGGTTAAAAGCCAAAAAGAATCATCTGACAGAAAATCTTCAGTAACAGTCACAGAAATCCAATTTCCATCACCCCTGATTTGTCGCTCAGAGTTCAAACTGagctgtgtgtgcaggtggcCTTACGTGACGGACTCAGACAGCTGAGTGTTCTGCTGGTTCATCAGCTGCaggtccttctctctctcctgggctTCCTGCTTTCTGGCCCtcgcctcctcctgcaga
It includes:
- the ccdc18 gene encoding coiled-coil domain-containing protein 18; the encoded protein is MESISLRKKVGCVRQENACLSMDEQLISDFDALQYELTSSRSQLHLRGSRAGAESSVAVMSGQIRQLEAELEAQVKEFKAAELRAECSQEAAAHNDIVLAGLTEELSAFREELDNKTALGKRAEQQRNQALENAEKLKEAFKEYKATISIKLKRVMESESKLKESLIECDREKEEVEVKCAVLQREKAEQGRATSQLKEELREAKCLAVERSDLLTQLEEARRRASILDRQLAEQAAGCREQASLLRELQELRALTQSQEQRVAQSHREAQQRQAELSSLEAALALLHLREGVVGALCAKPCMLPPVDYSGAVHLLKLKPGEGYQQLLRVIQSSEFERTKQSGLVERLQDRLSRAQEEITSLQSSMAQRASHYQSLHTELLDKVSQATDTEKELKRKCARVAALEKQLQEKTSAYSQAALKNTELENQLLEKTNSVQHYQTLMTKKQREYQQSLDKCKRSQSQQGTEQQHRIEMFQLSVEEAQSRLLEMEQELCLCQRERDEAQKAALSLQTTVEQLTQEKQVEVRNNEELLQSFKEHAAQSSTEVSELQSSLSACREELASYLQKMDNVKMNYGNELQKSNDKVSSLQERLHSTSLECQRSSEQNLQLQLSLQQQQTMLTEGTAHISDLEDSQCQLQRQVSSLEQQLERARASLQEEARARKQEAQEREKDLQLMNQQNTQLSESVTHLTSEKVKCQGSLVSKDSELQRLRKDVTVQTLQISRMEESLLQTKNKLASKNDLVVDLEEKLHRYEADQLNSVQRARMLEGQLQAVRGELADTLEQLLKLKDILQITQSIADERQASVEKLTVQLSDTQRELEVRTHEVLDMDNALKERQGELQQRAQLLGQLDVAIREHKQELERKVESLQRSLEARERELREAQRELTDRNIQDSQALDQQLRVCQQKLQTLLQDLEETRLHCDSLTRELDASKLQNEEREVRLCGVEEELALKEAHWLQAEARLQSTVASLEQEQELERAQHSKELESLQQTRGQLLKVSEQMSSTLRSSQEQLAAKLHQSQTQLDQTKALLDQTKAESERTQNQASRLQTQLNQSQSQLLQNKALMEQSRILYEQSRTQNSDLRAQLEMVSTQLNQTRVQAAQLQARLQACEESVETSNESMLIKESEVTRLQARISSLERAADRQNLYNHTLSVPALHRFPQSQERSSSAHSPPEKTTLTLTRSQSTSLRSPTHTQSCSSPPAHTYLQPTSASHLSETHDWLQSSSIDSSLDLPLSLKATLREALSKQPWEASSSSSSVSPFPSEESHSWQGLSTVDATVSSDLSFNPLTYMVDKPDGGSTEVEAASLQEGDSERSDESRRESVCTLVGEADEEVDMSSLTGMLRFVNQTLAKQEDPSLWSSSGI